The following proteins are encoded in a genomic region of Aliiroseovarius sp. F47248L:
- the tgt gene encoding tRNA guanosine(34) transglycosylase Tgt: MQNPSQNRVTYSLNATDGKARTGVISTPRGDIRTPAFMPVGTAATVKAMMPESVAATGADILLGNTYHLMLRPTAERIDRLGGLHRFMNWDKPILTDSGGFQVMSLAGLRKLTEKGVTFKSHIDGSKHELTPERSMEIQRLLGSDIVMCFDECPALPADRDRIADSMRLSMRWAARSKDAFGDRPGHALFGIMQGGLERDFREESAEALKEIGFDGYAVGGLAVGEGQVAMFDCLDFAPDFLPQDKPRYLMGVGKPDDIVGAVKRGIDMMDCVLPSRSGRTGQVFTRHGVLNIKNARHQDDPRPIDDNCGCPACRNYSRAYLHHVFRAQEMISGMLLTWHNLHYFQEIMQGMRDAIASQSFAEWEAAFHAGRAQGDIDPL, from the coding sequence ATGCAAAATCCAAGCCAAAACCGCGTCACCTATTCGCTGAATGCTACAGACGGTAAGGCCCGTACTGGGGTGATATCCACACCGCGTGGCGATATCCGCACTCCGGCCTTTATGCCAGTAGGAACGGCGGCTACCGTTAAGGCGATGATGCCTGAAAGTGTGGCGGCCACCGGGGCTGACATTCTGTTGGGTAACACCTATCACCTGATGTTGCGCCCTACGGCCGAGCGGATCGACAGGCTGGGTGGGCTGCATCGATTCATGAACTGGGATAAGCCGATCCTGACCGATAGTGGCGGATTTCAGGTGATGAGCTTGGCAGGCCTGCGCAAGCTGACCGAGAAGGGCGTGACCTTCAAATCCCATATCGATGGATCGAAACATGAACTGACGCCAGAACGGTCGATGGAGATTCAGCGGCTGTTGGGATCCGACATCGTAATGTGTTTTGACGAATGCCCCGCTCTTCCAGCCGATCGCGACCGGATTGCGGACAGCATGCGTCTTTCAATGCGCTGGGCGGCTAGATCCAAAGACGCGTTCGGAGATCGCCCCGGTCATGCCCTTTTTGGTATCATGCAAGGCGGGCTGGAACGCGATTTCCGCGAGGAAAGCGCCGAAGCTTTGAAAGAAATCGGGTTTGATGGCTACGCTGTTGGCGGGTTGGCTGTGGGGGAAGGGCAGGTGGCGATGTTCGACTGCCTCGATTTCGCGCCAGATTTTCTGCCGCAAGACAAGCCTCGCTATCTGATGGGAGTTGGCAAGCCGGACGACATCGTGGGCGCGGTGAAGCGCGGTATCGACATGATGGACTGCGTCTTGCCATCGCGTTCGGGCCGGACGGGGCAAGTGTTTACCCGTCACGGAGTTTTGAACATAAAAAACGCCCGTCATCAGGACGACCCGCGCCCGATTGATGACAACTGCGGCTGTCCCGCATGCCGCAACTACTCGCGTGCTTACCTCCATCACGTTTTTCGCGCGCAAGAGATGATTTCGGGAATGCTGCTGACATGGCACAACCTGCATTATTTCCAAGAGATCATGCAAGGAATGCGCGATGCGATTGCCTCCCAATCCTTCGCTGAATGGGAAGCAGCCTTCCATGCAGGTCGCGCACAAGGCGATATCGACCCGCTTTAA
- a CDS encoding SUF system Fe-S cluster assembly protein, whose protein sequence is MTMNTSDKIEGEPLIKPSTVDHPLYDSVVEACRTVYDPEIPVNIFDLGLVYTIEINNQNEVDLIMTLTAPGCPVAGEMPGWLIEAIEPVAGVKQVNVDMTWDPPWGMEMMSDEARLELGFM, encoded by the coding sequence ATGACAATGAACACTTCCGACAAGATAGAAGGCGAACCGCTGATCAAGCCTTCGACGGTCGATCATCCGCTGTATGACAGCGTGGTCGAAGCCTGCCGCACGGTCTATGACCCCGAAATACCGGTCAATATATTTGACCTGGGTCTGGTTTACACTATCGAGATCAACAACCAGAACGAAGTTGACCTGATCATGACCCTGACTGCACCGGGTTGCCCTGTCGCAGGCGAAATGCCCGGCTGGCTGATCGAAGCGATCGAACCGGTTGCCGGCGTCAAGCAAGTGAATGTCGATATGACATGGGATCCGCCCTGGGGCATGGAAATGATGTCGGATGAAGCCCGCCTTGAACTGGGGTTCATGTAA
- a CDS encoding iron-sulfur cluster assembly accessory protein, with protein sequence MFGIPGKSPITMTQAAESQIAKLMASGGHKGLRIGVKKGGCAGMEYTMDYVDDVDPHEEVVEQGDARVIIAPMAQMFLFGTEIDYEISLLEAGFKFRNPNVSEACGCGESIKFDDALTEGSSKC encoded by the coding sequence ATGTTTGGTATTCCCGGCAAATCGCCGATCACCATGACACAGGCCGCCGAATCCCAGATTGCCAAGCTGATGGCGTCTGGTGGACATAAGGGTTTGCGCATCGGGGTCAAGAAAGGCGGTTGTGCGGGCATGGAATACACCATGGATTACGTTGATGACGTTGACCCACATGAAGAAGTGGTCGAACAGGGCGATGCCCGCGTGATCATTGCCCCCATGGCGCAGATGTTCCTGTTCGGGACAGAAATCGATTACGAGATCTCGCTTCTGGAAGCGGGGTTCAAATTCCGCAATCCAAATGTCAGCGAGGCCTGCGGTTGCGGAGAATCGATCAAGTTCGATGATGCGCTAACCGAAGGGTCGTCGAAATGCTGA
- a CDS encoding TfoX/Sxy family protein, whose amino-acid sequence MAVTDADIAFVKELLEGLGSLTHRKMMGGATFYCDGQVFAILSSGGEVYLKAKGPFADAMEAEGSRIFGMDGKTMGYWTLPDAALDDPELACDWARRALAALA is encoded by the coding sequence ATGGCCGTCACCGACGCCGATATCGCCTTTGTCAAAGAATTGCTTGAAGGCCTTGGCTCATTGACCCATCGTAAAATGATGGGTGGCGCGACCTTCTATTGCGATGGGCAAGTGTTTGCGATCCTGTCCAGTGGCGGCGAGGTTTACCTGAAAGCCAAAGGCCCGTTTGCCGACGCAATGGAGGCCGAAGGCAGCCGTATCTTCGGCATGGACGGCAAGACCATGGGCTATTGGACGCTGCCCGACGCCGCATTGGATGACCCGGAACTTGCCTGTGACTGGGCCCGAAGGGCGCTTGCAGCCCTGGCCTAG
- a CDS encoding 2OG-Fe(II) oxygenase family protein, producing MIPRLDAAKISARDPETMAALTRSVEDIGFLTIFNTPISRAKMQRVLDSYRAFFRLPDAEKQAVNMARTGSNRGWGAARSEQVDPTSNPDFKQVFDCGFELDKEDPLRALGLLVYGDNQWPSLPGFRETIQNYYKQASTLSLDLLRAISVSIGEDEGFFNSAFSRPMALLRGNYYPPRPDWAGAKDFGIAPHTDYGCLTLLASDGVAGLEVLGDDGQWLSVDAPVGEFVINFGEMLEIWTGGWVKATMHRVVGSDAERISIPLFFNPNHDTNVAPVGADKSILAGDHMKKRFDETYLHLKDAGQG from the coding sequence ATGATCCCAAGACTGGATGCCGCAAAGATCTCGGCCCGTGATCCCGAGACTATGGCAGCACTGACACGAAGCGTGGAAGACATTGGTTTTCTGACCATTTTCAATACGCCGATTTCGCGCGCAAAGATGCAACGGGTGCTGGACAGCTATCGAGCATTCTTTCGGCTACCGGATGCCGAGAAACAGGCCGTAAATATGGCGCGGACAGGCTCGAACCGGGGGTGGGGGGCTGCACGGTCTGAACAGGTGGACCCGACGTCAAACCCCGATTTCAAGCAGGTCTTCGATTGCGGGTTTGAACTGGATAAGGAAGATCCGCTGCGAGCGCTGGGTTTGTTGGTTTATGGTGACAACCAATGGCCCAGCTTGCCGGGATTTCGTGAAACCATCCAAAATTATTATAAGCAAGCCTCAACTTTATCACTTGATCTCTTGCGAGCGATATCCGTGTCGATTGGTGAAGATGAAGGCTTTTTCAACAGTGCATTCTCCCGTCCGATGGCGCTGTTGCGCGGCAATTACTATCCACCACGACCAGACTGGGCGGGGGCCAAGGATTTTGGCATCGCCCCGCATACCGACTACGGCTGCCTGACACTGCTTGCCTCCGACGGGGTGGCAGGGCTTGAGGTTCTGGGAGACGATGGACAGTGGTTGTCGGTCGATGCTCCAGTCGGCGAATTCGTGATCAATTTTGGTGAGATGTTGGAAATTTGGACGGGCGGATGGGTCAAGGCCACGATGCATCGGGTGGTCGGGTCAGACGCAGAGCGGATCTCGATCCCACTGTTTTTCAACCCCAACCATGACACAAATGTCGCTCCGGTAGGGGCGGACAAGTCGATCCTTGCCGGTGATCACATGAAAAAACGTTTTGATGAAACCTATCTGCATCTCAAAGATGCAGGGCAAGGCTAG
- the tpiA gene encoding triose-phosphate isomerase has product MTRRKLAAGNWKMNGTSANLDELDALALAHPTPGCDILICPPATLISRASSATPTQIAVGGQDCHKNETGAHTGDISANMLVDAGASYVILGHSERREDYEESNTDVRDKVLAALSAGLKTIVCVGESLSEREANNTLDIIGGQLAGSIPDVVTGESLVVAYEPIWAIGTGKVPTLDQIGEVHDFIRSRLERRFGAGVGRSTRILYGGSVKPANAAEIFAVSNVDGALVGGASLSAKDFSPIITALENS; this is encoded by the coding sequence ATGACCCGGCGCAAACTTGCTGCAGGCAATTGGAAGATGAACGGAACCAGCGCAAATCTGGACGAACTTGACGCGCTGGCACTTGCTCATCCAACACCGGGTTGCGACATTCTGATTTGCCCTCCGGCGACTTTAATTTCGCGAGCGTCTTCAGCAACTCCAACCCAGATTGCCGTTGGGGGTCAGGATTGTCACAAGAATGAAACCGGCGCTCATACCGGCGACATCTCGGCAAACATGCTGGTCGATGCCGGGGCCAGCTATGTCATTTTGGGCCATTCCGAGCGGCGCGAGGACTACGAAGAAAGCAACACGGATGTCCGCGACAAAGTACTGGCTGCACTCTCGGCTGGTTTAAAAACCATTGTCTGTGTGGGCGAAAGCCTGTCCGAGCGCGAGGCCAACAACACGCTCGACATCATTGGCGGGCAGTTGGCCGGGTCAATCCCTGACGTGGTGACCGGAGAAAGCCTTGTGGTCGCTTATGAACCGATCTGGGCTATAGGCACAGGCAAAGTGCCGACGTTGGATCAGATTGGTGAAGTGCATGACTTCATCCGGTCACGGCTTGAGCGCCGGTTTGGCGCAGGCGTCGGGCGCTCGACGCGCATTCTTTATGGTGGATCGGTCAAGCCCGCAAACGCCGCCGAGATTTTTGCTGTCTCGAATGTGGACGGTGCTTTGGTAGGCGGCGCCAGTCTGTCGGCAAAGGATTTTTCGCCGATCATCACCGCGCTTGAAAACAGCTGA
- a CDS encoding pyridoxal-dependent decarboxylase, with the protein MDYSDLADWQKRAADWARDYHAGLRDRPVRPDIAPGEFLAKINTPVPETPEPIEAIFDDFTRLVPDAMTHWQHPRFFAYFPANAAPASMLAEQLANAISAQAMLWQTAPAANEMEDLVIRWLRDAMGLPGDFTGTIHDSATTATFSAVTTMRELALGHEGITKGLSDAPVLRIYASAQTHSSVDKAVRLSGIGQDNLVKVPTIPDHPTWSMDPDALDQLIREDLDAGRKPAGVVLCVGGTSIGACDDIAACIKVAHSHGLTVHVDAAWAGSAMICEEFRHLWAGIEDADSIIFNPHKWLGAQFDCAVQFLRDPGPQIGAMGLRPEYLKTQGADEIVNYNEWTLPLGRRFRALKLWFLLRSEGLTGLRTRIRNHVTWAAEAAEVIDALPGFNITTPPILSLFTFRFRDDAKTVVLLERVNRDGRIYLTQTHHDGQFVIRVSVGQYSTSREDVMMIPHVLRELAQDL; encoded by the coding sequence ATGGATTATTCAGACCTTGCCGATTGGCAAAAACGCGCGGCTGACTGGGCGCGGGACTATCATGCCGGTCTGCGGGATCGCCCAGTGCGCCCCGACATCGCGCCGGGAGAGTTTCTGGCAAAGATCAACACCCCTGTGCCCGAAACTCCGGAACCGATCGAAGCGATCTTTGATGACTTCACCCGGCTTGTGCCCGATGCGATGACTCATTGGCAACACCCGCGCTTCTTCGCTTACTTCCCGGCAAATGCTGCACCTGCCTCAATGCTGGCCGAGCAACTGGCCAACGCGATCTCGGCGCAAGCGATGCTGTGGCAAACGGCCCCTGCAGCCAACGAAATGGAAGACCTTGTGATCCGCTGGCTGCGCGACGCGATGGGACTGCCCGGTGATTTCACCGGCACAATTCACGACAGCGCGACCACGGCGACCTTTTCGGCCGTCACCACGATGCGAGAACTGGCCTTGGGGCACGAAGGCATCACTAAAGGTCTGTCAGACGCGCCAGTACTGCGCATCTATGCCAGCGCGCAGACCCATTCCAGTGTCGACAAAGCGGTGCGCCTTTCCGGCATCGGACAGGACAATCTTGTGAAAGTGCCGACAATTCCCGACCACCCCACCTGGTCGATGGACCCGGATGCTCTAGATCAGTTGATCCGCGAGGACTTAGACGCCGGGCGTAAACCTGCGGGCGTTGTGCTCTGTGTGGGCGGCACTTCGATCGGGGCTTGTGACGACATCGCGGCCTGCATCAAGGTCGCCCACAGCCACGGGCTGACCGTGCATGTGGACGCCGCATGGGCGGGGTCTGCCATGATCTGCGAAGAGTTCCGGCATCTTTGGGCCGGGATCGAAGACGCCGACAGCATCATCTTCAACCCGCATAAGTGGCTGGGGGCGCAGTTCGATTGTGCCGTACAGTTCCTGCGCGACCCCGGCCCGCAAATCGGCGCAATGGGCTTGCGACCGGAATACCTGAAGACGCAAGGCGCGGACGAAATTGTAAATTACAACGAATGGACCCTGCCCCTTGGTCGTCGGTTCCGGGCGCTGAAGCTGTGGTTTTTGCTACGCTCCGAAGGGTTGACTGGGCTGCGTACACGCATTCGCAATCATGTCACTTGGGCCGCAGAGGCGGCAGAGGTCATTGACGCGCTTCCCGGATTTAACATCACCACGCCGCCGATCCTGTCGCTGTTCACCTTCCGCTTTCGGGACGACGCAAAAACCGTTGTGTTGTTAGAACGCGTGAACCGTGACGGGCGCATCTATCTGACCCAGACGCACCATGACGGACAGTTTGTGATCCGTGTCTCTGTTGGTCAATATTCGACGTCCCGTGAAGATGTGATGATGATCCCCCACGTGCTGCGCGAACTGGCCCAGGACCTGTAA
- a CDS encoding hemolysin III family protein, giving the protein MEFGKDFTYHEYVADGVVHGLGVIAAIIGSVALIYWAMGDAPLGRLPPMLAYGAGLIASFTLSAAYNMTLHRSARQVLRKFDHAAIYVMIAGTYTPIALIGIGGTNGYALVAAAWTLAIVGIAMKLFFFGRFERFGLMLTLMQGWMAVLMIGPLIASFSPVVLVLLVGGGLLFTLGIFFHLGEHLPFNRAIWHVHVLLGAAAHYAAVVMVVGT; this is encoded by the coding sequence ATGGAGTTCGGGAAGGACTTTACATATCACGAGTACGTCGCCGACGGCGTCGTGCACGGTTTGGGGGTGATCGCTGCAATTATCGGATCGGTCGCCCTGATTTACTGGGCCATGGGTGACGCACCGCTGGGCCGATTGCCTCCGATGTTGGCCTATGGGGCCGGATTGATCGCAAGCTTCACGCTTTCCGCCGCGTATAACATGACATTGCACCGGTCTGCGCGCCAAGTGCTGCGCAAGTTCGACCATGCAGCCATCTATGTCATGATTGCAGGCACGTATACACCGATTGCCCTGATCGGAATTGGTGGCACAAATGGCTATGCGCTGGTAGCTGCGGCTTGGACGCTCGCCATCGTAGGGATCGCCATGAAGCTGTTTTTCTTCGGTCGATTCGAACGGTTTGGTTTAATGCTAACCTTGATGCAGGGATGGATGGCGGTTCTGATGATCGGACCGTTAATCGCTTCGTTCAGCCCGGTTGTTTTGGTGCTGTTGGTGGGCGGCGGTTTGCTGTTCACCTTGGGGATCTTCTTCCATCTTGGCGAACATCTGCCCTTCAACCGTGCGATCTGGCATGTCCACGTGCTGTTGGGGGCAGCAGCGCATTATGCCGCTGTGGTGATGGTCGTGGGCACATAG
- a CDS encoding trimethylamine methyltransferase family protein — MTKSFSRRSGGRAARTALRAAPLAQDVRPVRAGMEGGTFKPLTPDGINRIHLAALDALEQIGLADAPPSGIDIMTRAGAILGDDGRLRFPRALVEDMLAKAAKSITLCGRDPQHDLTLSGKRVHYGTAGAAVHMVDPHGREYRESTVQDLHDAARIVDQLDNIHFLQRPMVCRDIPDNREMDLNSIYACTSGTKKHVGVSFSEPDFVEDGIELLHLIAGGEDAWRARPFVSNSNCFVVPPMKFATESCHVMEKVIAAGMPVLLLSAGMATATAPPTLAGAIVQAVAECLAGVVYVNAIAPGHPAIFGTWPFLVDLRSGAMSGGSGEQALMTAGCAQMHQFYGLPGGAAAGFSDSKLPDMQAGWEQMCSNVLAGLSGLNMVYEAAGMHASLLGFCHESLILGDDIVGQALRCVRGIEITEDAVSIEMMRSVCLGGPGHYLGEDQTLSRMQTDFVYPTLGDRTSPKEWAEVGKPDLIAAATARKEAILEQRSGARFDPQVDAAIRASFNIHLPQ; from the coding sequence ATGACAAAATCTTTTTCCCGCCGCTCTGGCGGTCGCGCCGCCCGCACCGCCCTGCGTGCAGCCCCCCTTGCCCAAGATGTTCGCCCTGTCCGCGCAGGAATGGAAGGCGGTACCTTTAAACCTCTCACCCCCGACGGCATCAATCGCATTCACCTTGCTGCCTTGGACGCATTAGAGCAGATCGGACTGGCAGATGCCCCACCATCGGGCATCGACATCATGACACGCGCAGGCGCAATCCTTGGCGACGACGGTCGTTTGCGCTTCCCACGTGCACTGGTTGAAGACATGCTGGCCAAAGCAGCCAAGAGCATCACCCTGTGCGGTCGCGATCCGCAGCATGACCTGACCCTCAGCGGCAAGCGCGTGCATTATGGCACCGCGGGCGCGGCGGTTCACATGGTCGACCCCCACGGGCGCGAATACCGCGAAAGCACGGTTCAAGACCTGCATGATGCGGCGCGAATTGTCGATCAGTTGGACAACATCCACTTCCTTCAACGCCCCATGGTGTGCCGAGATATTCCCGACAATCGCGAGATGGACCTGAACTCGATCTACGCCTGTACATCGGGTACGAAAAAGCATGTCGGCGTTTCATTCTCTGAGCCTGACTTTGTAGAAGACGGCATCGAATTGTTGCACTTGATCGCGGGCGGCGAAGACGCGTGGCGCGCACGCCCCTTCGTTTCGAACTCCAATTGCTTTGTCGTCCCACCTATGAAATTTGCCACCGAAAGCTGTCACGTGATGGAGAAGGTCATCGCAGCAGGCATGCCCGTATTGCTTCTGTCGGCTGGCATGGCCACCGCCACGGCACCCCCCACCCTGGCCGGCGCGATCGTTCAGGCCGTCGCCGAGTGTCTGGCCGGTGTGGTCTATGTGAACGCGATCGCACCGGGGCATCCGGCCATTTTCGGCACATGGCCCTTCTTGGTTGATCTGCGGTCCGGGGCGATGTCCGGCGGGTCGGGTGAACAGGCTTTGATGACGGCAGGCTGTGCGCAGATGCACCAGTTTTATGGCCTGCCCGGAGGGGCGGCGGCCGGGTTCTCGGATTCCAAACTGCCGGATATGCAGGCGGGGTGGGAACAAATGTGTTCCAATGTGCTGGCTGGTCTTTCGGGTCTGAACATGGTTTACGAGGCCGCCGGCATGCACGCATCGCTTCTGGGATTCTGTCATGAAAGCCTGATCCTTGGCGATGACATCGTTGGGCAAGCCTTGCGCTGCGTGCGCGGGATCGAGATCACGGAAGATGCGGTCAGCATCGAGATGATGAGATCGGTCTGCCTTGGCGGCCCTGGTCATTATCTGGGCGAGGATCAAACACTCAGCCGGATGCAGACAGATTTCGTTTATCCGACCCTTGGCGATCGGACATCCCCAAAAGAATGGGCCGAGGTTGGAAAGCCGGATCTGATCGCTGCGGCCACCGCACGAAAAGAGGCAATTCTGGAGCAGCGATCCGGCGCCCGTTTCGATCCGCAGGTCGATGCCGCTATTCGGGCAAGCTTCAACATTCACCTGCCGCAGTAG
- a CDS encoding ATP-binding cassette domain-containing protein, which yields MARIPLLQMSDISLTFGGDPVFDALDLVIQPGDRVALVGRNGSGKSTLMKVMAGLVELDHGTRVLSPGVSVGYMEQHPDLSKFTTLGDFATSGLEPGQDYLVERVAEGLKMRLDAPVGTASGGERRRAALAKLLAEAPDLMLLDEPTNHLDIHAIEWLEAELSQTRAGFVLISHDRAFLRALTRATLWVDRGQVRRQEKGFEHFEAWRDKVWEEEDQSRHKLNRKIKAEARWAVEGISARRKRNQGRLRALGDLKAERAAQIKRQGAADMALEAGPKSGRKVIEARGISKSYGGRVILSDFDLRVMRGETIAFVGPNGAGKTTLLKMLIGQEAPDTGSVQHGTGLEIAVFDQNRTGLVEDDSLWENLTGDPEMRVSGKADQVMVRGNPKHVVGYLKEFLFSDAQARAPVRSLSGGEKARLILAKIMARQSNLLVMDEPTNDLDVETLDLLQELITAYDGTVLVVSHDRDFLDRVAERTIAMEGDGRATIYPGGWSDYQAQRAVGGLQNEKRKDKSKLKADNVKQDVKPEPDGLSFTERHRLDALPAEMDRLSAEIAKLEEFLMNPDLFTKEPVKFKKASDGLAERQQALATAEEEWLTLEEKADAARG from the coding sequence ATGGCTCGTATACCCCTTCTTCAGATGTCCGATATCTCGCTGACCTTTGGTGGCGATCCTGTGTTCGATGCGCTTGATCTGGTGATCCAACCTGGGGACCGGGTGGCGCTTGTGGGGCGCAACGGTTCTGGTAAATCGACCTTGATGAAGGTCATGGCTGGTTTGGTAGAGCTGGATCACGGCACCCGCGTTCTGTCGCCCGGAGTATCGGTTGGATACATGGAGCAACACCCCGATTTATCAAAGTTTACTACGTTGGGCGACTTTGCGACCTCTGGGCTTGAACCGGGGCAGGACTATCTGGTGGAGCGCGTGGCCGAAGGCCTGAAAATGCGACTGGACGCCCCGGTTGGAACGGCTTCTGGCGGCGAACGGCGGCGCGCGGCATTGGCCAAGCTGCTGGCTGAAGCGCCTGACCTGATGCTGCTCGATGAACCAACCAACCATCTGGATATTCACGCAATTGAGTGGCTGGAGGCTGAACTGTCACAGACCCGCGCAGGGTTTGTTTTGATCAGCCACGACCGTGCCTTCCTGCGCGCCCTGACGCGGGCCACGCTGTGGGTCGATCGCGGGCAGGTGCGGCGGCAGGAAAAGGGGTTTGAGCATTTTGAAGCGTGGCGTGACAAGGTCTGGGAAGAAGAAGACCAGAGCCGCCACAAGTTGAATCGCAAGATCAAAGCCGAGGCGCGCTGGGCCGTCGAAGGCATCAGTGCGCGGCGCAAACGCAATCAGGGTCGTTTGCGGGCGCTGGGCGATCTGAAAGCAGAACGCGCCGCCCAGATCAAACGTCAGGGCGCTGCAGATATGGCGCTGGAGGCGGGCCCGAAATCCGGCCGCAAGGTGATCGAAGCGCGCGGTATCTCGAAATCCTATGGCGGAAGGGTGATCCTGAGCGATTTTGACCTGCGCGTCATGCGTGGTGAAACGATTGCTTTTGTTGGCCCGAACGGGGCCGGAAAAACCACGCTGCTGAAGATGTTGATCGGGCAGGAAGCGCCCGACACGGGCAGTGTGCAACATGGTACGGGACTTGAGATCGCGGTGTTTGATCAGAATCGTACAGGGCTGGTCGAAGATGACAGCCTGTGGGAAAACCTGACCGGCGATCCCGAAATGCGCGTATCTGGCAAGGCCGATCAGGTGATGGTGCGCGGCAATCCCAAACACGTGGTCGGGTATCTGAAAGAGTTTCTGTTCTCAGATGCGCAGGCTCGTGCGCCGGTGCGCTCTTTGTCGGGAGGAGAGAAGGCGCGATTGATTCTGGCAAAGATCATGGCGCGGCAGTCGAACCTTCTGGTGATGGACGAACCCACCAATGATCTAGACGTGGAAACGTTGGACCTGTTGCAAGAGCTGATCACCGCCTATGACGGGACCGTTCTGGTGGTCAGCCACGACCGCGATTTCCTTGATCGAGTGGCTGAACGCACCATCGCGATGGAAGGTGACGGACGTGCCACGATCTATCCCGGCGGTTGGTCCGACTATCAGGCGCAGCGCGCGGTTGGCGGTTTGCAGAATGAGAAAAGGAAAGATAAATCAAAGCTCAAGGCGGATAACGTAAAGCAGGACGTGAAGCCCGAACCTGATGGATTGTCGTTCACAGAACGCCACCGCCTTGATGCTCTTCCTGCCGAAATGGATCGCCTATCCGCCGAGATCGCAAAACTGGAAGAGTTTCTGATGAACCCGGACCTGTTCACCAAGGAACCTGTGAAGTTCAAAAAGGCCTCTGACGGATTGGCCGAGCGACAACAGGCGTTGGCCACCGCGGAAGAGGAATGGCTGACATTGGAAGAAAAGGCGGACGCCGCGCGTGGGTGA
- a CDS encoding GNAT family N-acetyltransferase: MQTLTTSCYIARFAETEDDIRAAQALRHRCFRGGDGLDADAFDERCRHMLIEDRLTQKLVGCCRLLQLESGAQIGDSYAAQFYELSALQTYDAPMIELGRFCIAPDVSDGADILRIAWAMMTKYVEEDDIGMLFGCSSFQGTDAARYLDTFAMLRDRHLAPKRWLPRVKAPMVFRYAQRMRRKPDTKLALRSMPPLLRSYLVMGGWVSDHAVVDHDLNTLHVFTGLEVRAVPAARTRLLRAVSGQAFG; encoded by the coding sequence ATGCAGACATTGACCACAAGCTGCTACATCGCCCGGTTCGCAGAAACCGAAGATGACATTCGTGCTGCGCAAGCTTTGCGCCATCGCTGTTTTCGCGGAGGGGATGGACTGGACGCAGATGCCTTTGATGAACGCTGTCGCCACATGCTGATCGAAGATCGTCTGACGCAAAAACTCGTCGGGTGTTGTCGCCTTTTGCAGCTTGAGAGTGGCGCACAGATCGGAGACAGCTACGCCGCTCAGTTCTATGAATTGTCCGCCCTGCAAACCTATGATGCCCCGATGATCGAATTGGGGCGCTTTTGTATTGCGCCCGATGTATCGGACGGGGCCGATATTTTGCGCATCGCGTGGGCTATGATGACCAAGTATGTGGAAGAAGACGATATTGGTATGTTGTTTGGCTGCTCATCGTTTCAAGGCACGGACGCCGCCCGCTATCTGGATACGTTTGCCATGTTGCGTGACCGTCATCTTGCCCCGAAACGTTGGCTGCCTCGGGTAAAAGCGCCCATGGTGTTCCGTTATGCGCAACGGATGCGTCGCAAGCCGGATACAAAGCTGGCCTTGCGTTCAATGCCACCGCTTTTGCGCAGCTATCTTGTGATGGGCGGGTGGGTGTCTGATCATGCAGTGGTGGATCACGACCTGAACACCCTGCATGTGTTCACCGGGCTTGAAGTGCGTGCTGTGCCCGCCGCGCGAACGCGCCTGTTGCGCGCGGTGTCGGGTCAAGCCTTCGGTTGA
- the bamE gene encoding outer membrane protein assembly factor BamE, translating into MSYLRQMGRNMGKMVGAMLLLALVTGCSATYRNHGYMPPKEDVDLIEVGKDTRETVGASIGKPGTSGLLAGSGYYYVRSRFKHYLYNAPQEIDREVLAISFTEKGVVQNIERFGLEDGRIVVLERRVTDSNVKGIGFLRQLFGSFGRIDVAEQIRGN; encoded by the coding sequence ATGTCTTATCTGCGCCAAATGGGCAGGAATATGGGCAAGATGGTCGGGGCGATGCTGCTTCTGGCTCTTGTCACAGGCTGTTCGGCAACATACCGCAATCACGGATATATGCCGCCGAAAGAAGACGTTGACCTGATTGAGGTCGGCAAAGACACGCGCGAAACCGTTGGCGCGTCGATTGGCAAGCCGGGAACCTCGGGCCTGTTGGCAGGCAGTGGGTATTACTATGTCCGCTCGCGCTTCAAACATTACCTTTACAACGCTCCGCAAGAAATTGACCGCGAAGTATTGGCCATCAGCTTCACCGAAAAGGGCGTCGTCCAGAACATCGAGCGCTTCGGTCTGGAAGATGGGCGTATCGTCGTGCTGGAACGTCGTGTGACAGATAGCAACGTCAAGGGTATCGGCTTCCTGCGACAGCTGTTCGGGTCTTTTGGTCGGATCGACGTGGCTGAACAAATCCGCGGCAATTAA